In the Thunnus albacares chromosome 10, fThuAlb1.1, whole genome shotgun sequence genome, TAGAATATTTACTTTGCCCTTCACTGGAAATGAAAGATTATATTCTTGTTCTTGTTCatatcttctttctttctttctttctttctttctttcttcccccctctcttccctttttctcttcatcaCCTCTTTCCTTCATTTAAAACTGCAGCTTCATATGCCTTGGGCCTCATTTACgcttccctctccttctcccctctCACCCATAGCAGTAGGTGACACAGGCGGCAATGGAAAGCAGGGAGATGAGGACCACCATGCAGGCCGCAATGACCAcgttcctcctcttctcttcctcagCCTGCTGGAGCTCCCACCACTCCAGGTCACTGAACTGACAACGCTCTCCCATGTAGCCTGATACACAACTGCAAAAGAACAtgataaaattacattttttatttattaaacacaattaaataCAAGGAAATATTTTTTGTCGCATGAGCTAAAGCAACAAGCTCAACTGTGATAATTTAGTTTAACCTGAAAATCATTGAATTGAAATATTTTGCATTAATTTgtgccattttttttctgtcatatttttcTCTGCAGACATACATGGTGGAAAGAAACCAGCGCAATTACTTCATGACCAGTTTATGTTGTTGACCAAGTAAGTAGACACTGGTCTCAGAAGTAATTCATCTTAGTGGGTCACTTCCATAGGCCAAGAGAACATAATgcaaaactatttaaaaacacagatttagaACAATAATTGTGCCTTTTTTGATACAATTTGAACAGGGGTTCTGTTAGAATCTGCTTTATTGCACCAATCAGAGTTTATGGGTAATGAGTTATAAGAGTTATGGgcatacagttaaaaaaacaactaattgcTAGAATGATAGACTATAAAATggctttaaatgtaattatataacCATTTCAAAGTTGGGTATAATTATATTATTCAAGATGGCATTAAACACCTGGTTGCTGTTGAcatgaatttgaaatccagactTTTTATCTTTAGATccagtttgtatttgtatttaaatttgGAAAGTACCATTGCCCAATGTCTACAGTTTAACAGTATAATCTTTGGCTAAATTTGACTTGAACATCCAAGTTTATAATCCTCTTCCCATTGCCACTTTAGCAAAAGCTTTCATGGAACAATAGTGACACCTATTGTTTGAAAACtgtcataaaataaatgagagaaaagtaGATACAACAACAGCCATGTAAAATGCTATTTGAAAAGGTAAAATACTACCCTAACCCTAGAGATCacttacatttttctgtaaataaagtttacagAATAAACAATGTTGGGTTAAGGCCTGCAAGCATCTTTTCTTGGCAGCTCCTCTGAACACAAGATATCAGTAAGCTGCTAAATTTGGAGGTCACAGGTCAAACTGGAGGTTAAACGATTATTTACTTGCAGGCGTAGGACTCCATTTCAGGAAAGTAGAAGCAGACACCTTCGTACAAACAGTAAGACTCATGGGTAGAGGGGCAACTCTCCACTGAGTTACTGTTTGGGTGCCTGTTGACATCAGACGGGCTACTGGTCACCGTCACCCATGATGGTGTTGTCTCCAGCTCTTGAGAGAGAGGATTAGGGATATAATGTCATTAAATTGGACAAATATACAATGTGACAGAAATTGAATCAATGAAGCATACACCCGATGTACACTAAACATACCACACAACAACCTCGAAACATCAACACAATCAAATAGAAACCCCTGTCCTGTCACATGTAACCAACTGTACAGAAACAAGTGCAACCATATgggtacagacagacacacacacacacacacacacatacatacactcccAGTAATTAACCATAAGCCTGGGAGAATAGGGAAGTTTTGAGTTTGCTTTTGAATGTGGACACAGTTGTGATGGACCTCCGGTCAGCAGGCAGCTTGTTCCGGAGAGCAGAACCACACTAATTGAAAGCACCCTCAGCGGACTTGGATCTAATTCTGGGTAAAGCTAGAAAACCTCTGCTTCATGACCTGAGAGGCCTGATTAGGTTGTTATCAGTGAGCAAGTCAGAAATGTGCTTTACAGACTATTAGCAGGATTTTGAAGGTGATTCTGTATTGTACTGGGAGCCAATGAAGTGATCAGTACCGAAGTAATATTCAAATTTTCGTGCATGTGTAAAGACTctggctgctgcattttgaatgAGCTGGAGCCGTCCTACTGACTGTTTAGATAATCCTGCAAACAGAtccatgtactgtacagtaaaaGGGATTATCTTATGTCCCAGTTAAGAGAATGATAGATACTTGGGATGTACTAGTGTTCACCAGGAAAGTGCATCATACTCGATATATGCCTCCACTTCACCGATTTCCAGCCTAATCTCACACAGCTATAAATAACACACCTGATGATCAGTAGCAAGCACAAATACAATTATGCTTGTTTCTATGTTTAACGCAGTGTTTCTAATATTATAAATGTGATTGCTGTAAATAATTTAGACACACCTTGACATGTTTGTCCGTTGCCCTGGTATCCAGCTTGGCACTTACAGAGATATGTCCCCACTGTGTTTTGGCATTCTGCTTTTTTGTCACAATTGTGTGTTCCCAGTTTACACTCATCAACATCTAcaacaaaaggaaaagagaagatCATGCTACTGTATTCAAgaattacacattttttaaattataaaccTTGTTTAACCAGTAAAATGACTGTCAAGCAAAGAGTTATTTCTCTATAACCAGGCCTGCAATTCTCTGGTACAGTGAAACTATTATTTTATCCATTATCTTAGTTTACATACcattctgtgtttgtctgtttgtagcAGTCATAACTCAACCACTTAAACTGGCCCataaacaaaattaataaaaattacATACAGGGTTTCTATAACTTCATCTACTCACCAACACACAACTGTCCATCCCCAGTGAAACCCTCTAGACATAAACAGGTTTGGCTGCCAGCATTCAGGTGACACTGTGCATTCATATCACAGCGGAGTGAGTAACACTCATTCTGGTCTGACAGAGAAGTGGATATATGGAAACATAACATTTAGTTAGATTAAGGTCTCAAACGGCAAGAACCTGCAATCGTTTGCTGTTAAGGGTACACCATTACCTGAAATCATTATGTCTGTGAAGAGTGTTTGCTCACTGTCTTCATCTGAATCCAAATCAGTTCCTGCTTTACCAGTTGACAGCTCGGTTGTTGTCAGGGGTGTGCTCTCATcattgaatgttttgttttttagacaACAGACAACAGACTCATTGTCTCCAGATTCTAAAGAATAAACACAGTTGACATAAGCATTTACCGTTAGTCAGTTTTAATTCATAGCTTATACAGTGTATGAGTTTAAACAGCTTATAAGTGTCTGCACCATAAGGAGGACAGCATAAACAATAACCTGTTCCATTTGAAGCATTGGAAGGCGAGCAACCTTTTCTgtcagctgacaggatgtaatgtgacagacaggaacagTGGGCAAATCCCAGCCTGCTTTCACACACCTGGGCACAACCTCCATTCTGATGAAGGCAAACATCTGCCCCTGAAGATCAGATAATGACAAGAAGAAACTCATGAATATTTAggattaaatatttgtttttatttgtttggttgTCACTGACCTATACATATACCGATCTGAGCATTTACCTTGAATGCTCAGATTTTGACCGGCCATTTATGACACTATTGACAATTTCGCAAAATTTATGTAAACACTGGCACATTTCTGTAGGGAAAATTATCAAAAGGGGAAGTTGAATATGCCTATCACAACACAACATCTTTGAACTataaattattttctattccttccttttatattattgtttgtcCCAGAGGCGCTACTTGTACTGTAGTATTTGTAAACTTCAATACATAATTTCTATGAACAGATTAAAAGACATCCACTAAATATAACAGCACATAACCCACAAAATTTGCTTCCtgtcacaaaaaacatgacaaattacaaaacaaaccCTAACAAAAAAGTTGTCATAAACATAATCTCTGTCTGTACCTGGTTTAGCAAGGGGATGAACCACCACAACGGATGCTGGATGGACCAGGTTGCCATGGATACGTTGCAGTTTTTTCCCAGTCCGCTTGTTTATGCTCCTCAGCTGCTGGTGCTCCCTGTCAGAGATCCATAGCCTGTCCTCAAATACTGCAAGGTCAAAAGGTCGGCCTGGACCAAtcagaaaaaggaaagaagttGACTAGGTGATACTGTACCAGGTGAGTGCTATATCTGTTTGTTCAGCTGTTAATTTGGTGGCCAAAGTGAATGCAAGAACACTGTTTAATTAGCATAGTCAGCGAGTGTTTATTCATCTTGAGCCATAGTTCATGAGGCTCATGAGTTTAATGCTGACATCAATTATCTAGGATTACAATACTGTAATGGGATTTTTTTGCCAGTATAGTGCACCTatatatgtttgcatgtgtatgctCCATACAAGCCTCACCTACTTGGTTCTCTAACAGGGCCCGTCGGTCTGAGCCATCCAGGCCAGCGGTCTCTACCACGCCCCTCCTCTGGTCGCACCAGAACAGACGATCCTCTGTGAAATCGATGGTCAAGCCACTGGGTGACACAAGGTTGGTGCTTGCAATGACAAAATGGTCTTTCCCTTCCAAAGAGGCACTTTCCACCACAGGCTGGGCACCTATATCAGTCCAAAACAACTTcctcaaaaagtaaaaaaaaaacaacaacaaaaaaaaacgttttGAGTAAATGAGCGTCCTCTAGTTATAGACAGTAGTCTTGTGAATCCCACAGACCACTATTACACACATTATCACAAATACATCAATTCAGCcaaacatgtttaacattaGTTTGTTTGAAATCATAGTGAATCAAGCTTTTCCAAGATACCAAATATTCCATGCTAAAATATGTGTACAACAATTATGTAGAGTGTaggaaatgtaaatgtaaggGGGAAGTGGTGTTCAGTGAAAACTGCAGAACATAAGACAATGACATACAAAGGCTTCACTGTTTTAAGCCTAAATCACAAAGGAAATCCTCTTAgtatttaaataatttcagcCCAGCTTGGATATTAGATATGAATATGATGTATATACCTTACCGCACATTAAATTTTTTCTGGGTTTTGAAATCTACACAGTTGCAGTTAGTTTTTAGCTGTCATCTCTTAAACAAGCATAGGTAGGTTGCCATACTCACTTTGCCAGAGGATGAACTGCGACTCCTGTTGGTTTTTCAAGCCCTTTGCTTACAATCGTTTGTCTGTTCAGTCCAGCCAAGGTACTGCAATCAACAGTTGACTGCCTGGTTGGCAAAATTATATAGAGGTgtgaaatagaaagaaaaatgtaaccttaaaaatgtactttttacatGTTAGTTAAGTATCCAACAAATAGCTTAAGACaatttaaaaccaaataaaagaaaaaaatctaatgctACTTAAGCATGAAAAGTCAAATCAGCTGAGCCATACACTAACACTCCAAGATTTAAtgaagttacatttttttctaaattgtGTTGTACAAGAACGTGTTTTATAACCTGTTTAAAATCATCAGCATTTTGTCTGCATACACCTCACACCTTTTATCAGTCCAGTACATCTTGCGGTGGACCCAGTCAATGGCCAGTCCCTCTGGAGAGTCCAGACCCTCAGAGACAAGAACATCTCTGGACCCACCATTCAAATCAACCCGTTCAATTGTCTTTTTGGTCGTACAAGCAAAGTACACCTTCAAAATggatacagaaatacagaaatacataaacaagcacatttatTGTATTGACAACTAGTAAAATATTCAGATAATTTTATGAGCAGAGAAGAACAGAAACTATGAAATACTTAAATAAGATTGTTTCTTTTTCCCATAAAACATTGGTGAATCTGCAGTGCATCAGATACAGTTTATGTCCACTAGGTGTCACTGGATATCTGCACCACAACCTGAATCTTGGCTGCTTGAATTCTTACTCCATAGGAGCAGCAAGACCTTCAGTTAGTGCAGCACATCAGCACTTACTCCAACCCTCCTACTACAACTTCAATCAAAAAATCAGTGTCAAAATGCCAGGAAAagatttaagttttttttcttcttttttcttacGTTGTTCTGGACAGGATCATAGTCCAAAGCTATGATTGTTCCTCTGGGCTCTTCCACAAGGGTCTGGTCCCCAGTGCCATCGGGATTAATTCTTCGTACATCCACTAGATTGGCAATAAGCAGATAAGGCGGTGGTCCTGTAGAATTAAAATACAGTGTTTAATGATTACATGTACTGCTGTAGATGTAcagtaacccccccccccaccccccccttaATTTGCATTTTACTCTCTAATTCTTTGTAACTTTGTAATTTACAGAATGTATTTGTAGAAGCATAATACAGACAGTGAGATTTAGACAGATAAGGAGTGTGTTTATTCGCATGGGCTTATCCGTCCTCGCTGTCTGCTTTGCCATAGTATGACTCACCAGTGGCAATGCAGTGCTTGCCATCTTGGTGGAGCTGGTAGCCAGGTAAACAACCACACTGCCACCTAGTAGGAGTGACGGAAGTACAGAGCTGACTGCAACCCCCTCTGTCTGCAGACAAGCAGCCTgcaacagacaaaaacacacaagtaaGCTTCTATTCTTTACATAGAAGCTCAATTTTCTAACTAGACTCTGCtccatacagtatattgaataCCTCTTTTAAGCTaacaacattttacagaatCCAAATtctcaaattaaaatgtaaaataaaacttcAGTCTTCACAGATGATGTCTTACACTAAATTGACTCCAACACTTGTATCATCACTATCTGTTTAATAGCAATGCAAAGTCACTTGGTTACTGCACTGCTGTGCTGCTGGCTTTTGGTCTATCTGACCTCAGTTTTACAAGATACTTGGATAACACTGGCTAGCTATTATATCATTTATCCAACACAATTTatcaaaatgaccaaaaatctGACACAGCTCATGATGTTACAGTGAATCAGGGATCGTTGTTTCtattattatactatatttGTATTTCTGGGATGCTTatgtatatgaaaataaataccTGTATATGGGAAGATAACTATGAGCTAcacatgaagcttcagcatATAAACACAGGAAAGAATACTTTCTACACAGGTGTACACTAATGAATATCCTACTTTTTATATCATCACATACAATTATGATTATGAGGTAGGTATGAGTTTTAGAATAAGTGAATGATAGACTCTGAAATATAGCCCATACCAGTACAGGTTTGTCCATCCTCCTGTAGTACAGATCCCtcaggacaaacacacacagtacccTCGCCTGTTGCCAGGCATCCATGGCCGCATTTGGTTGTGTTGCTTTCACACGGTATAATCTCTGATATtggaaagaaaattaaatattgagGCAATGTAATTTTGCATATAAGAATGTTGCTTAAATGTGATAGATTAGCTAAATTGACAATAAAGCAAACTGATGAAAGTGAAATAATGTCTTGTTATTCAACCATTCATTAAGTGCAATATTAACAAGATCAAACTGATGTTACATAATTTTCCATGTTATTTCTGAGCACAGCAGGTTATAGACTCTAACAAAGCCAAATGAGCAACAAGCTTCTTAAGCCATGCTCTGGTAAAATTCCTTTGTGAAGTCCGCTCTAATCCTATCAGAATAGGTGAAAGTGTGATGAGAATGCAGTCAAAGACCCACACAGGGTGATGTAATGTTAGCTCACAGGGGAATGGTATATCCTGTACCTGTGAATATAGGCCCGGTATACTGAGGCAGGCCATACATATATTAATCTGATGTGAAATAGCTACAGTACCTGTTGCTGTACCTTTTGACGTTTAACTTCTTCCTAGCGCTTGTTGGTCAAATAAGTACTCTAGGGATTTAGCCAGCTTTTTGCACTCTCTTGTGGCACTTTTTCATCGTCAAAAATGTGTTATGTCACTAGCtaaaaactgtacttcagtaatTGAAGaatacagtgtgtatgtgtgcgtacTGTATtatgtatgaataaaataatgaaagacaacatggaaaaataaacataataccCAGATGAATCGtggatgcattttaatgcatttttattcttctttaatTCCTTTTTATCGACATGAAAACAAGAGACGCAAGTGGCTGCACCATATCCTCTTCCACATAATCTCTGTGGTGTTTTCATTGTCTAGCCTGCTACTtggctgcatgtttgttttcttctggaCCTTGGCAAAGGTTGTCTGCTAAACAGCTTAGACAGACAAAGCTGCTGACCAGATATGTTCCCTATTGCAAGTGTCACCTCGTCATCTAATCTCATTGTGTCTGTGAAGCCTTACTGTTCTCTTGGCCTCATAGCTGCAAGATTAGAAGAGAAGAGATTAGAATGTGTctataatgtgtttaatatgTTATGAAGTCAACCACTGTGTAGACATTATGGTAGCTGTCAGAGGcaaattgggaaaaaaaacaagaactagaaataagtttttaaacaaaaaacaattttaaattaacacaaaatCCTTGACAAAATAAATTGTTCTTACTAATTTACGTAACAAAATAAAGATTTGTCATACATTTCCTCATGACTGCATTGCATATTGTGCCAAAATATTAGATTGTCTCAGGTATCTGTCAACTAAAAAAGAATCTGTTGTTGCACTGGCAGACAACAGACCTGCATTGTGGCAGAAAGGAATGACCAGAGACAGCCTGAGGTAGAAAAGTTATAAGAGATGACTGAATTAGAAAAACGATCAAAAAGTTTTCCAACAGCATATGTTTTAGTATAGTTCCTTATGGTCAGTATTTAGAACTAACTAATCAGTATCtctaatttttaaaattctttgcTTTAAAATGACTAACAACCTAGGTCTAAtcaaaaaccaaaccaaaaaaacccTTTTCATTAACCTAAATGTGACATCCTTGTTTTCCATCTACCTCAGTCTCTGAGCTCCTAGACCTTTAGGAGCATAACAAAGTGACTGTGTTTTGACCCAAGTAACCTAACACACAATTGGCAGCTCACATAATGTATAGTCTGTCTAGTCGTCTGTGACCCAGCCTTTTTATTGACTCTGTAGGGTCAAAATAGTGTCTGGGGGACAAATGCCACCTTTCATAGCACCACAAAAAGAGGATCTGATCCAAAACCAGAGCTACAAtatactgacaaaaacaaagtgcaaGTGTCACCACTTTTAGagttaaatgtcaaattttCTTTCTTACAACTTAGTTTACTGGCCAAGGCTTGTGCATAGCTGAGACAAGAATGTTTCAGCAATATTCTTAATATTTGGACAAACTGACTACTCTGTTAAAAGTGTATTgcttttttcctcattttattATGTAGTTCCATTTTACACTGCACTTAGCACAGTTCCACATAGtgttttttgcaatatttataACAAGTGAAGATGTGTaaaatcttttaatttgtcacaagTCGACCTATTAATTCACTATGAGCTTCTAGTGCTAATCGACTTTACTGATAGCAAGCTTAATCTGCACCTTATCTTCTATGTGCCATTATTTGTTCTTACAACTGATCTGTTGAAATCAAAACTAAGGATTTCCGTGCATTAGAAATTAGTTATATCATCTACATACATAGTAAAAATGTTCTTCCACTCTACCTTGACATGTCTTCCTGTCTGGTAGGAGGGCATATCCTTTAGGGCAGGTACAGAAGTAGGATCCTGGGATGTTTTCACAACCGAGAGAGCAGCCATGGTTCCAGTGGGCACATTCATTCACGTCtatggcacacacacagacaaacacactgtaatAATATCATTATGTCCTTTAGTAGATACTCTAATTTAAATGCCATTCCATACCttcttatttatattattttatgtttcccaGTAAGAGTGTGAattaagattcaagattcaagaaacTTTGTCACAAAGTAACAGACATTCCTCTTAGACACGGCTCAGTCAAAGACAAACGTAGACAAATATAACAGTAACAAAgtagaaacagtaaaacagtaaagtcaTGAATGCTAGCATCAATAATGTTAAAAGACAATTCAGGTGCGAATATATCTGTAGGTGCCTAGTGTGACTTATTTAGATCAGAAATGGCTGAGGGGATGAAGGACATTATAATTGGTAACATAGCAATCTGTTACTTTGGTAATAAGCAGTCAATGCTGTGGTGTCTGTGTTGCACTCCTAGAGATCACTTCAATTAAGTAATACAGTCAATATTGTGAAGTCTTAATCCTTGTTTCTTCAGTTAATTttaaacaaactgaactaaaaatagtttcctgcaaaaataaatgtttaattaattgatttgttggCATAGATACTAACCTTCACAATAAGTGCCTTGCTTATTGAGAGCAAAGCCTTCATCGCACTGGCAAACGCCTTGTTCAGCTAGACTCGAACACACATTGATACAGTTGCCACTCTGTTCGTCGCAACCTGTTTGAAAAGGTTACCAATGGTAAATAAGTTATTACAGCATTGTCATGGAATCTtatctaaaataaatataagtatAAGTAATAAATTGTCAAAAAACTCGAGGgatatttaaatgtcaaattaagTTTAGCTGTAACCTGGAAGTGGTGATAGAGAGTCTGCCACTGGCTGGTTGAGAGGATGTACCACCTTGACATCAACTGGAGGTTTTGCCATTCGTTTTGTGTTGACATTGAGTTGCTCTCCACCTGTgtacttgtttatttgttttattgccTGAGATGCAACATCAGTGTAATATAAGTGCTCCAGAAAAACTGATATTCCCAATGAATAAGACCtaataaaaagagacaaaaacaatagaacatttgaaataataatCACGATGACATAATATTGACAGTTAGCAGAGTTCTGTTGTCTAAAAGGATTAATAACTAATTGTAATATAACAACATACTTACCGAAGTGGCTGATCTATGATGTGCATGACGCTCCCATTGTAATCACAAGAGCCGATGGCACTTTCTCCTTGCAGACCAAACTGAACCCAGAACAGTCTTTTGTCCTCTCGGTCAATCGACAGTGCTTTCAATTGCTCTGCCATCTTTATTAGTGTAGTTTTCATCTGTCCTGTCACGTCAGACCGCTGGATACTCGGAGTCATCCCACCAGTTAGCCAAAACAGAAACCtgcaaaatatttgttttgaacCAGGATCTTCATATGTTTTCTAAAATTATTTGCTTGCTTTCTGTATTCATCTGTTACAAAATTGTGCAATTTAAGGTAGATGCTTCCATAACAGTTTAGACACTTTCTCATGTGGATTCTAATAAGGCCTCCCCTTGTTTAAGTAATTTAAAACATGGTCTTGGCACTGGAGAAATATTCCAAAATATAAATCATTCACTGCTAGTAGTCACATTTACATATCCAGTTGTCAATCCACTGgacagaaatggaaataaaatggtGGGCAATACGTGGCCTGGTAAAACAACTTCTGTCTTTGACCTGAGAGACTGGTGGTATGAGAgagtctgtcagtcattttgcaCCTCTATGCCAGCCATGCTTGATGGAAAGAGATGAAGCATTTAtagtaacacacaaacaacctgCCCCGAATCAGAATAGTTTGAGGAGCTGAATGGGAATCATTTTCTCTACTCCAGCTCATCTGTTTATTTATCAAATGCAACATCATTTGATCACTATCTTTCCTAACCcctgcataaaaaaataaagcagcattattaaaaacataaaagtttaATGCAGATTGGATTACCTGTTACTGGGGTCAATCGCTATAGAACTTGGTTGAGACAAGTGTCTTAAAAGAGTTCTTTCATTTTTCCCATTTATATCCATTCTCTtgatttttcccttttctccGCTTGTCCAATATACATTGTTCCAAATCCAATCCACTGCAAGGCCTGAGATATGTTTGTCAGATGAGTATAGTCTCTGGAAAACAAATGGAATTGTGTTAATCAAAGTACAGACCAGGGCATATTTACTGAaatatctgtttctttctgGGCATGATCTTGATGATTGATGAAGAAGTATCTCTTTGGAGCAGTTACATAATCACCTGTCTGTGCACTCCTCTCACTGATGCTGTGTAGATGACCCCAGTATGTTTGTCAGCCCAGTAAACTTTCTCTtctctgaaatgaaaatcaaGCAGGATAGAACTTCCCACCCCAGCCACAAGCCTTCTCTGGTTCTTCCCATCAAGGTCCATCCGATGAATCGCTTTACCATGGCCAAATATCAGGAAGGGCTGTGAAgctttacaaaatgaaaaagcatgTCACATATCTTTCATGAATCTTttgaatttcattatttaaggCCCTAAAATATACATTCCAAAGCCTTCATATGTGTATCAGAATCAGAACTAAATGAATTCATCCTAAACAATACAAAGATATAGCGGGCTTCAGTTTTTTAATTGGCAAAATGGCcttcacagtttttcattaaATGTAAAAGAATGTGTCACGTTTTAAAAATAGCCATAACTGTTTGTTGGCCATCTCTGCATGCTGTGTTTCTACCTTAAAAGGTTCATCATAATTATTCATTGTGACCGAGTTACCGTACTAGAATCGACCCTCACTTCAAGTGTACTTTAACCAAGATTTGTCAAGAGGTCACATGCAAGATCAATCAATATTAGTAAAATACATTGGACCTAGTCTATATAGTATTAGCATAATTTCAACTATAGATTTACTCACTGCTTTACAAgagcatatttatttatttagatattACTTTGAGTTGTGTACCAGTGCTAAGCCAGACTGGTGCATAGGTGCAGGTTTCTGATGTGAAAACTGCTGTCCTATATGCTTGTTGTCAGTTTAATTAAATGAATCCCAGGGGCAGGAATGTAACTATGGCAACATTTAACGTTTCCATAGCTTCTTCTCCCCTCTTTGTGTCACTCTGTAGGACTTGTTACATTTGTCAAATTATCTGATGAAAAAAGCCTATTCACGGCTATAATGGGGTGAAGTTCAAGGCAGCCAAAGCTGCTTCTGGATAAGGGATCATCCCTTAGCAACAAATGGCTCATGCACTATCCTTTGGCTCTGTGAAAATACTTTGCTATGAATgaagtttgtgttgtttttgttctcacaTGTTTCTGCTTTAGCACACAAAAGTTAGCATACTGAAGTTTGGACCATGAGAGAACCATGGCAATCATTTCTTAATATAATGAGTGTATGTCTATTCCAATGTACCTGTTGTTCGAAACATTTAATTGTAATCAATAAACTTTGACAAACGGGGCTATGAAATCGAAACAAATCTGTGTTTGCTCTCTAAATTTGTATTGAAAAAGAGTGCTTGGTCTATCATGGTAATGACACTGTTATGTGTAACCATGGATACAGCACTAAACTGTGTGGAATGACGAAAACAATGAGCAACACCAGACAAACAACATAATGAAATGTCTGGCCTGAGATCCCCAAGATGGCCATTGACGAGTTCACAGTGTGGTCAATGTGATGCTTGACCTAGTAAGCTCAATTCAGTGGAtgttatttggaaaaaaaaaagtattttcaaaagaacattttgtattttacattgtgGAAAAATTTATGTGAGCAGTTTGAATGGCCATTTTGAATGCAATACTATTGCCCATCAAAACAACCAGCTGCTTGAGTATTTGAGCTGTGGATGAATTGTTAAACCCCCAATATGCAACACTGCATATCGATGGTTGATATAACGACCTATACCgtgaaacaaaatatgacaagacttttttttttactcaattTCTTGTTAAGTAAAAAATTAAGGCGTTATTACTGTTTATACCA is a window encoding:
- the egf gene encoding LOW QUALITY PROTEIN: pro-epidermal growth factor (The sequence of the model RefSeq protein was modified relative to this genomic sequence to represent the inferred CDS: substituted 1 base at 1 genomic stop codon): MEASQPFLIFGHGKAIHRMDLDGKNQRRLVAGVGSSILLDFHFREEKVYWADKHTGVIYTASVRGVHRQRLYSSDKHISGLAVDWIWNNVYWTSGEKGKIKRMDINGKNERTLLRHLSQPSSIAIDPSNRFLFWLTGGMTPSIQRSDVTGQMKTTLIKMAEQLKALSIDREDKRLFWVQFGLQGESAIGSCDYNGSVMHIIDQPLRSYSLGISVFLEHLYYTDVASQAIKQINKYTGGEQLNVNTKRMAKPPVDVKVVHPLNQPVADSLSPLPGCDEQSGNCINVCSSLAEQGVCQCDEGFALNKQGTYCEDVNECAHWNHGCSLGCENIPGSYFCTCPKGYALLPDRKTCQEIIPCESNTTKCGHGCLATGEGTVCVCPEGSVLQEDGQTCTGCLSADRGGCSQLCTSVTPTRWQCGCLPGYQLHQDGKHCIATGESYLYIYSSTCNHXTLYFNSTGPPPYLLIANLVDVRRINPDGTGDQTLVEEPRGTIIALDYDPVQNNVYFACTTKKTIERVDLNGGSRDVLVSEGLDSPEGLAIDWVHRKMYWTDKRQSTVDCSTLAGLNRQTIVSKGLEKPTGVAVHPLAKKLFWTDIGAQPVVESASLEGKDHFVIASTNLVSPSGLTIDFTEDRLFWCDQRRGVVETAGLDGSDRRALLENQVGRPFDLAVFEDRLWISDREHQQLRSINKRTGKKLQRIHGNLVHPASVVVVHPLAKPGADVCLHQNGGCAQVCESRLGFAHCSCLSHYILSADRKGCSPSNASNGTESGDNESVVCCLKNKTFNDESTPLTTTELSTDQNECYSLRCDMNAQCHLNAGSQTCLCLEGFTGDGQLCVDVDECKLGTHNCDKKAECQNTVGTYLCKCQAGYQGNGQTCQELETTPSWVTVTSSPSDVNRHPNSNSVESCPSTHESYCLYEGVCFYFPEMESYACNCVSGYMGERCQFSDLEWWELQQAEEEKRRNVVIAACMVVLISLLSIAACVTYCYGTRGLFRKKPSVDNMSETSVTDESMSETTTTSVPRVSHPNCGVLDDLCLKDACDRRQNYVKCLQKLINLLLNYCLNLQFYMVVENGLEGKVIPAMGCPRRAVCPSCSSETGDNPMSEETRRLSKHNHGYECSMVSAVAMETTQHTVHHTSQLSSPYSYTTFKPTPLPQTPSEESPAS